Proteins encoded within one genomic window of Dyadobacter chenhuakuii:
- a CDS encoding T9SS type A sorting domain-containing protein, whose amino-acid sequence MKAKHTLIALLGFTAVFAEAQAQLKTGANSFFISPGTTVTVSSLSLTPTEATNLNNNEITHSDVAIAGKPTGSINRVYNLASPLTFKGKVLIAYLESELNGNNENVLQIAHAGPDHIYTIPTNKSTPDPILNNVSESGDWTNISTLTATESGSGLPVTLVDFVAAQKENDVVLTWSTSFEANSDFFEIQHSTDGKNWLVLGDVNSNGDSKIERTYSYVHERPLAAVHYYRLRMVDNDGKFAFSRIRNIRVANNFAVAFHPNPVADWLTIEMPDARQPENVKIVSKSGSVVYEANKSELQKLPDGAINLKQLTAGIYVIQVREQDGTLHSSKLIKN is encoded by the coding sequence ATGAAAGCAAAACATACCTTAATAGCACTGCTAGGCTTCACAGCTGTTTTTGCCGAGGCACAGGCGCAATTGAAGACAGGCGCGAACAGCTTTTTTATATCGCCGGGAACAACCGTGACCGTTAGCTCTTTGTCACTGACGCCAACCGAAGCTACGAACCTGAACAACAATGAAATAACACATTCGGATGTGGCAATTGCTGGTAAGCCAACCGGCAGCATTAATCGCGTTTACAATCTGGCCAGCCCACTTACTTTTAAAGGAAAAGTGCTGATCGCATATCTTGAATCAGAATTGAATGGTAACAATGAAAATGTGCTGCAAATCGCGCATGCAGGACCAGATCACATTTACACGATCCCGACGAACAAAAGCACACCCGACCCAATTTTGAACAATGTTTCCGAATCAGGAGACTGGACGAACATCAGCACCCTCACTGCAACAGAATCCGGCAGCGGGCTGCCTGTTACATTGGTGGACTTCGTTGCCGCACAAAAGGAAAATGATGTTGTTCTTACTTGGAGCACTTCGTTTGAAGCCAATAGCGATTTCTTTGAAATTCAGCATAGCACAGATGGGAAGAACTGGCTCGTACTCGGAGACGTAAATTCAAACGGAGACAGCAAAATAGAACGCACTTACTCCTACGTACATGAGCGACCGTTAGCAGCTGTGCATTATTACCGCTTGCGTATGGTAGACAATGATGGAAAATTTGCATTCAGCAGAATCCGGAATATTCGGGTGGCAAATAATTTCGCTGTTGCATTCCATCCAAACCCAGTAGCAGATTGGCTTACCATTGAAATGCCGGATGCACGTCAACCAGAAAATGTAAAAATTGTAAGTAAATCCGGCAGTGTTGTGTACGAAGCCAATAAGAGTGAACTACAAAAGCTGCCTGATGGTGCAATCAATTTGAAACAGCTTACAGCAGGCATTTACGTTATACAGGTCCGTGAGCAGGATGGAACATTACATTCTTCTAAATTGATCAAAAACTGA
- a CDS encoding 2'-5' RNA ligase family protein, whose protein sequence is MKRVHIDNNHWNTLASIRHHMYEYLLVFSCDKVTEALLHNVKRYFEENYGCAYAANLVPHLTLFKCTIHENKVDRIIQGFEKVARHTSPLSISLTQFKKYEYGKFYVDLETTASDQVLDLTKKLKSEIGRHVRQWAPGENHFCEDPHFTIARNMSALQTAKAAIDWLYREFLASFQASEMVLLRRSLVTGSKYEQIANFPLLGVPGGSYTQGSLF, encoded by the coding sequence ATGAAACGGGTCCACATCGACAACAACCATTGGAATACACTGGCCAGCATCAGGCATCACATGTATGAATATCTCCTGGTATTTTCTTGTGATAAGGTGACGGAAGCATTGCTTCATAATGTGAAGCGTTATTTTGAGGAAAATTATGGGTGCGCCTATGCTGCGAACCTGGTGCCGCACCTTACGCTCTTCAAATGTACGATTCATGAAAACAAAGTGGATCGCATTATCCAGGGATTCGAGAAAGTGGCCCGCCATACATCTCCATTGTCCATTTCGCTGACGCAATTCAAGAAGTACGAATACGGCAAATTTTATGTTGATCTGGAAACAACGGCGTCCGATCAGGTGCTTGATCTGACTAAAAAGTTAAAATCAGAAATAGGCCGGCACGTGCGGCAATGGGCGCCCGGCGAAAATCATTTTTGTGAGGATCCGCATTTCACCATTGCAAGGAATATGAGCGCCTTGCAAACCGCCAAGGCAGCCATAGATTGGCTTTATCGCGAGTTCCTGGCATCATTTCAAGCCAGCGAAATGGTTCTCCTTAGGAGATCACTGGTTACAGGCTCTAAATACGAGCAAATCGCAAACTTCCCACTTCTTGGAGTTCCAGGAGGCAGTTATACACAAGGTTCACTGTTTTGA
- a CDS encoding gamma-glutamyltransferase family protein codes for MKLRLLLNLSLLSICAFAANGQSFNNFPVTTQKPPLHAKHWIGITGKPLAATAGAMIFSKGGNAIDASCAMLAATCTMWDVLSWGGETQALIYNPKTKKVIAINAMGVAPTGATADFFKNKGMKYPPEYGPLAATTPGTAGGLMTMLAEYGSMSLKEVLSPAMQLAEGYPIEAQTANAIERDKAEIKKWPYSAKVFLPHLGSKREAPDAGEIFVQKDLLATLQKLVDTEQEALKKGKSRKEAIYAAYDRFYKGDIAKEIARGTQEQGGLITEQDMANWKVKIEEPLMTSYRGIDVYKMQQWTQGPVLLQTLNMLENFDLKSMGYNSSRYVHTLYQTMNLAFADRDFYYGDPAFAPEEPMKGLLSKEYAKERIKQINWETNDAKALPGDPYPFEGKKNPYADQIKSWGNFHASLNRNANGLSKEYMDEFTAGTTSVEAADEEGWVVSITPSGGWVPACIAGNTGVGLSQRMQSFVLDANENPFNVVEPGKRPRVTLTPSLALKDGKPFLSFAKQAGDEQDQLLLQFFLNMVEFGMTVQEATEAPSFKTLQMYASFGAHEKEPGGLILNQAMPDWSRKELTRMGYKLYFQPRTSGPINAIYFDWQHKTFWGGSSNHGEDYGIGW; via the coding sequence ATGAAATTACGTCTCCTACTTAATTTGTCTCTCCTCAGCATATGTGCTTTTGCAGCAAATGGTCAGTCTTTTAACAACTTTCCGGTTACCACGCAAAAACCTCCTTTGCATGCCAAGCACTGGATCGGCATTACCGGAAAACCGCTGGCGGCTACGGCGGGAGCGATGATTTTTAGTAAAGGCGGAAATGCGATTGACGCTTCCTGCGCAATGCTGGCAGCAACCTGCACCATGTGGGATGTGCTGAGCTGGGGCGGTGAAACGCAGGCGCTGATCTACAATCCAAAAACGAAAAAAGTAATCGCAATCAATGCGATGGGTGTTGCTCCGACCGGGGCAACCGCTGATTTTTTCAAAAACAAGGGCATGAAATACCCACCGGAATATGGGCCATTGGCGGCAACAACGCCGGGAACGGCTGGTGGTTTAATGACGATGCTGGCAGAATATGGTTCAATGTCCCTGAAAGAAGTGCTCTCACCAGCAATGCAACTGGCGGAAGGATATCCCATCGAAGCACAGACTGCCAATGCGATCGAAAGAGATAAGGCCGAAATAAAAAAGTGGCCATATTCCGCCAAAGTGTTTCTGCCACATCTCGGTTCAAAACGGGAGGCGCCGGACGCGGGTGAAATATTTGTTCAGAAAGACTTGCTGGCGACATTGCAAAAACTGGTTGACACAGAACAGGAAGCATTAAAAAAGGGTAAGAGCCGGAAAGAAGCGATCTATGCAGCTTACGACCGTTTTTATAAAGGTGACATTGCCAAAGAAATCGCCAGAGGTACGCAGGAACAAGGCGGCCTGATCACAGAACAGGACATGGCCAATTGGAAAGTCAAGATCGAGGAACCGCTGATGACTTCTTACAGAGGGATCGATGTCTATAAAATGCAGCAATGGACGCAGGGCCCTGTGTTGTTGCAGACTTTGAATATGCTGGAAAACTTCGATCTGAAAAGTATGGGCTACAACTCATCGCGATACGTGCACACGTTGTATCAGACCATGAACCTGGCTTTTGCCGACCGGGACTTTTACTATGGTGATCCGGCTTTTGCACCTGAGGAACCGATGAAAGGTTTGCTTTCGAAAGAATATGCCAAGGAAAGAATTAAGCAGATCAATTGGGAAACGAATGATGCAAAGGCACTTCCCGGAGATCCGTATCCATTCGAGGGAAAGAAAAATCCTTATGCAGATCAAATTAAGTCATGGGGAAATTTCCATGCTTCGCTTAACCGTAACGCGAACGGATTAAGTAAAGAATATATGGATGAGTTCACAGCGGGGACGACATCTGTGGAAGCAGCCGATGAAGAAGGCTGGGTGGTAAGCATTACGCCCAGTGGCGGATGGGTGCCTGCCTGCATTGCAGGCAATACAGGTGTGGGATTGAGCCAGCGTATGCAATCATTCGTTCTGGATGCGAATGAAAACCCGTTCAATGTTGTAGAGCCGGGCAAACGGCCGCGGGTTACCTTGACGCCAAGCCTTGCGCTGAAAGATGGAAAGCCATTTTTGTCATTTGCAAAACAAGCCGGGGATGAACAGGACCAGTTGCTGCTGCAATTCTTTCTGAATATGGTGGAGTTTGGCATGACGGTGCAGGAGGCTACGGAAGCACCCAGCTTTAAGACCTTGCAAATGTATGCAAGCTTTGGAGCACATGAAAAAGAGCCGGGCGGGCTTATACTCAACCAAGCCATGCCCGATTGGTCCCGAAAAGAACTTACCAGAATGGGTTACAAGCTTTACTTTCAGCCGAGAACAAGCGGACCGATCAATGCGATCTATTTTGACTGGCAACATAAAACCTTCTGGGGCGGATCCAGCAACCACGGGGAAGATTATGGCATTGGCTGGTGA